In a genomic window of Gloeocapsopsis dulcis:
- a CDS encoding RluA family pseudouridine synthase — translation MTIDIQVQTQSDRLDRYLAQELPDLSRSRIQHLIEQGQVQVNSKICTSKKVAVKPGDRITVEIPDAQPLDLQPENIPLDILYEDDSLLIVNKPAGLVVHPAPGHAGGTLVNALLAHCPNLPGIGGVQRPGIVHRLDKDTTGAIAIAKTDFAQQHLQAQLKAKTARREYLGVVYGVPKTESGTVDLPIGRHPVDRKKMAVVPVEKGGRSAITHWRILERLGNYTLMHFQLETGRTHQIRVHCASLGHPIVGDPVYSSGHSVGVNLPGQALHAWKLRLQHPVSGEVIEAIASLPATLVTLLEVLRRRTTTSCY, via the coding sequence TTGACAATCGACATTCAAGTTCAAACACAAAGCGATCGCCTTGACCGTTATCTGGCACAAGAATTACCTGATTTGTCGCGATCGCGTATCCAACACCTAATCGAACAAGGGCAAGTACAAGTCAACAGTAAAATTTGCACGTCTAAAAAAGTTGCTGTAAAACCAGGCGATCGCATTACAGTTGAAATTCCCGATGCACAACCGCTAGATTTGCAACCGGAAAATATTCCGCTAGATATTCTTTACGAAGATGACTCGCTGTTAATCGTTAACAAGCCAGCAGGGTTAGTCGTTCATCCAGCACCTGGTCACGCTGGAGGTACATTAGTCAATGCATTACTCGCGCACTGTCCTAACTTACCAGGTATCGGTGGCGTCCAGCGTCCTGGAATTGTGCATCGCTTGGACAAAGATACGACGGGTGCGATCGCGATCGCCAAAACAGATTTTGCGCAACAACATCTGCAAGCACAACTCAAAGCGAAAACTGCCCGTAGGGAATATCTAGGCGTTGTCTATGGTGTACCTAAAACCGAGAGTGGTACAGTTGACCTTCCTATCGGTCGCCATCCAGTAGATCGCAAAAAAATGGCTGTTGTACCTGTGGAGAAGGGAGGGCGTTCTGCAATTACCCACTGGCGCATTTTAGAGCGATTAGGTAACTATACACTCATGCACTTTCAGCTAGAAACGGGACGTACGCATCAAATTCGTGTTCATTGTGCTTCTTTAGGTCATCCGATTGTGGGAGATCCTGTGTATAGTTCGGGTCATTCAGTCGGTGTAAATCTTCCTGGACAAGCACTTCATGCTTGGAAACTGAGGTTGCAACACCCTGTCAGTGGAGAAGTAATTGAGGCGATCGCGTCTTTGCCAGCTACTTTGGTGACACTTCTGGAAGTCCTGCGCCGCAGAACCACTACTTCTTGTTATTAG
- a CDS encoding nucleotidyltransferase domain-containing protein: MAISESQLQTWSNQGAIISAQNTHQSIRNALQSYQWSSNIAYNSYLQGSYRNSTNIRGDSDVDLVVELTSGFYSNLTAEEKFQLGMTSADYTWAAFRQDVIAALSKYYGSQHVDTSGSKSIKLLPNSGRLKADIVVAATYKHYEKMKLVAEGMTFWTVPGGQQICNFPRRHYDNGAAKNSNQQTRGWYKPTVRVFKNARSRINTGLLFPRQFPSYFIECLLYNVPSNKFGVSFQSTFTSSLNWLSTELNSGNWQRFVCQNEMSYLFGNSSVQWNIDDARDYVGKLINLWNT; this comes from the coding sequence ATGGCTATTTCTGAATCTCAACTTCAAACTTGGTCTAATCAGGGAGCAATTATATCGGCTCAAAATACTCATCAGTCTATTAGGAACGCATTGCAAAGTTATCAGTGGTCTTCCAATATTGCTTACAATAGCTACTTGCAAGGTTCATACAGAAATTCAACCAATATTCGTGGTGATAGTGATGTGGATCTTGTAGTGGAACTTACTTCTGGCTTTTACTCAAATTTGACGGCAGAAGAGAAATTTCAGTTAGGGATGACATCCGCTGATTATACTTGGGCTGCTTTTCGGCAAGATGTAATTGCTGCACTATCTAAGTATTATGGTTCTCAACATGTTGATACATCGGGTAGTAAGTCGATCAAGCTATTACCTAATAGTGGACGACTCAAAGCAGATATTGTTGTAGCAGCAACTTATAAGCATTACGAGAAGATGAAATTAGTAGCAGAAGGTATGACGTTTTGGACAGTGCCTGGAGGACAACAAATCTGTAACTTTCCAAGACGACATTATGATAACGGTGCAGCCAAAAATTCCAATCAACAAACTCGTGGGTGGTATAAGCCTACAGTTCGAGTTTTCAAGAATGCTAGAAGTCGTATAAATACGGGACTTCTTTTTCCAAGGCAATTTCCTTCCTACTTTATTGAGTGTCTCTTATACAATGTTCCAAGCAATAAATTTGGTGTTAGTTTTCAATCGACATTTACAAGTTCACTCAATTGGTTAAGCACTGAATTGAATAGTGGTAACTGGCAACGTTTTGTATGCCAAAATGAGATGAGCTACCTATTTGGAAACTCATCAGTTCAGTGGAATATTGATGACGCTCGTGATTATGTAGGGAAGTTGATAAATCTTTGGAATACGTAA